One Xenopus tropicalis strain Nigerian chromosome 8, UCB_Xtro_10.0, whole genome shotgun sequence genomic window carries:
- the gpr21 gene encoding probable G-protein coupled receptor 21 translates to MNSSVDGSNSSSHPFCLLGIGFHEAIPVCILEVGIIIFLTVLIISGNLIVIFVFHCAPLLNHHTTSYFIQTMAYADLLVGVSCLVPSFSLLHYPAVLPEYLVCRMFGYVVSVLKSVSMTSLACISIDRYIAITKPLTYNTLVTACRLRFCILILWVYSCAVFLPSFLGWGKPGYHGDVFESCANLWHTSPYFTSFIVIMLYAPAAIIVCFTYFNIFRICQQHTKEINERRIRFSTSESEPSQGQPSPDKHYATVLFRITSVFYILWLPYIIYFLLESSKVYANQTASFLTTWLAISNSFCNCVIYSMSNSVFQKGLKRLSGTVCASCSRQGKSHEVPGTVSKRPTDACNP, encoded by the coding sequence ATGAACTCTTCTGTGGATGGCAGTAACAGCAGTAGCCACCCTTTCTGCCTGTTGGGGATTGGATTCCATGAGGCTATTCCAGTCTGCATCTTAGAAGTGGGTATAATCATCTTCCTCACAGTGTTGATCATCTCAGGCAATTTGATTGTGATCTTTGTCTTCCACTGTGCTCCCCTACTCAACCACCACACCACAAGCTACTTCATACAGACAATGGCATATGCAGACCTTCTCGTTGGTGTAAGCTGTTTGGTGCCTTCTTTTTCTCTTCTTCACTACCCTGCTGTCCTCCCAGAGTACTTGGTGTGCAGGATGTTTGGATATGTGGTATCTGTTCTGAAGAGTGTGTCAATGACATCTTTGGCCTGTATTAGCATTGACCGGTACATTGCCATCACAAAACCTCTGACATATAATACACTCGTCACAGCATGCCGTCTTCGCTTCTGCATCCTGATCTTATGGGTATATTCATGTGCAGTGTTTCTGCCTTCATTCTTAGGCTGGGGGAAGCCTGGCTACCACGGGGATGTGTTTGAGTCCTGTGCTAACTTATGGCACACTAGCCCATACTTCACTTCCTTCATTGTGATAATGTTGTATGCTCCAGCAGCCATCATTGTGTGCTTTACCTACTTCAACATCTTCCGGATCTGCCAGCAGCACACTAAGGAGATAAATGAGAGGCGTATACGTTTCAGTACCTCAGAAAGTGAACCTAGCCAGGGGCAGCCCAGCCCAGACAAGCACTATGCCACAGTTCTCTTCCGCATCACCAGTGTTTTCTATATTCTCTGGTTGCCCTATATCATCTACTTTCTCCTGGAGAGTTCCAAGGTCTATGCAAACCAAACTGCATCCTTCCTTACAACCTGGTTAGCCATTAGCAATAGCTTCTGTAACTGTGTGATCTACAGCATGTCTAATAGTGTTTTTCAAAAGGGACTGAAGCGGCTCTCTGGAACTGTGTGTGCATCATGTTCTAGGCAAGGGAAGAGTCATGAAGTTCCAGGTACTGTAAGCAAAAGACCCACGGATGCCTGCAACCCTTGA